One part of the Streptomyces ferrugineus genome encodes these proteins:
- a CDS encoding allene oxide cyclase barrel-like domain-containing protein produces MRKRTLPAFGVAAATAGALTLGLSLAPASADAAPASHGHRTIIIEAVEKGTAFNMVDVAPADSALGDQLIGTGDLIGRDGRKLGTSSFVGVSTDAKPRTAELLTFVYELPGGKITTAGTAKLSASGPVFDERFAITGGTGTYQNASGEVRVLQETVERAKVTFEIQR; encoded by the coding sequence ATGCGCAAGCGCACCCTCCCCGCCTTCGGTGTCGCCGCCGCCACGGCCGGCGCCCTCACCCTCGGCCTGTCCCTGGCGCCCGCTTCCGCGGACGCCGCCCCCGCCTCGCACGGGCACCGCACGATCATCATCGAGGCCGTCGAGAAGGGCACCGCGTTCAACATGGTCGACGTCGCCCCCGCCGACTCCGCCCTCGGCGACCAGCTGATCGGGACCGGTGACCTCATCGGCCGCGACGGCCGCAAGCTGGGCACCAGCAGCTTCGTGGGCGTCTCCACCGACGCCAAGCCGCGCACCGCCGAGCTGCTGACCTTCGTCTACGAGCTGCCCGGCGGAAAGATCACCACCGCCGGCACGGCGAAGCTCTCCGCCTCCGGACCCGTCTTCGACGAGCGGTTCGCCATCACGGGCGGCACCGGCACGTACCAGAACGCCTCCGGAGAGGTGCGCGTCCTGCAGGAGACGGTGGAGCGGGCGAAGGTCACCTTCGAGATCCAGCGCTGA
- a CDS encoding type 2 periplasmic-binding domain-containing protein — translation MKVDIVVDFSKNHDARVGNQIAEHRVVADVVHLQTVDDFPRWKKEGVLQKYKPVGWDKVFDQIKDKDGHYTGLFFFAISNVTATKLGGDAPVEEGSASRVSHSGQLWLRMRMCGGLRLSSDVDGGRGRPPDRANRT, via the coding sequence ATGAAGGTCGACATCGTCGTCGACTTCAGCAAGAACCACGACGCCCGCGTCGGCAACCAGATCGCCGAGCATCGCGTGGTTGCCGACGTCGTCCACCTCCAGACCGTCGACGACTTCCCGCGCTGGAAGAAGGAAGGAGTGCTGCAGAAGTACAAGCCGGTCGGCTGGGACAAGGTCTTCGACCAGATCAAGGACAAGGACGGCCACTACACCGGCCTGTTCTTCTTCGCCATCTCCAACGTCACGGCCACCAAGCTCGGCGGCGACGCGCCCGTCGAGGAGGGTTCCGCGTCACGTGTCTCGCATTCAGGACAGCTGTGGTTGCGGATGCGTATGTGCGGCGGCCTCCGGCTGTCATCGGACGTCGACGGCGGGCGAGGCCGTCCGCCGGACCGCGCCAACAGAACATGA
- a CDS encoding XdhC family protein: MLNIADTLYRWCREDRPFALATVIQVRGSAPLPPGTALAVDTDGNVAGSISGGCVEGAVYELCGQVLKTGEPPIRASFGYSDDDAFAVGLTCGGELEVLVQRIDPADQPHLTTTLEQMSAGLPVAVAQVIDGPQRLLGRTLSVFGGGSAYDGTLGGRQEDRAVATQVRALLRAGRTARVEIGGDADTCPQKLTLLVHTQAPPPRMLIFGAVDFAAALSQAGRLLGYRVTVCDARPVFATPERFPHADEVVVDWPHRYLEHAEVDARTAICVLTHDAKFDIPLLRLALGLPVGYIGAMGSRRTHEHRLERLRKTGVPEEHLALLHSPIGLDLGAHTPEETAISITAEIIAHLNNGTGLPLSRVPGPIHGSAPVARTSSPAALVAV; the protein is encoded by the coding sequence ATGCTGAACATCGCGGACACGCTGTACCGCTGGTGCCGCGAGGACCGCCCCTTCGCCCTGGCCACCGTCATCCAGGTCCGCGGCAGCGCACCCCTGCCACCCGGCACCGCACTCGCTGTCGACACCGACGGCAACGTGGCCGGCAGCATCTCCGGAGGCTGCGTGGAAGGCGCCGTCTACGAACTGTGCGGGCAGGTGCTGAAGACGGGCGAGCCCCCGATACGGGCCTCGTTCGGCTACTCCGACGACGACGCGTTCGCCGTCGGCCTGACCTGCGGCGGCGAACTGGAGGTCCTGGTCCAGCGGATCGACCCCGCGGACCAGCCCCACCTCACCACCACCCTGGAACAGATGTCGGCCGGTCTGCCCGTCGCCGTCGCCCAGGTGATCGACGGGCCGCAGCGTCTTCTCGGCCGCACCCTGTCCGTCTTCGGGGGCGGCAGTGCGTACGACGGGACACTGGGCGGCCGTCAGGAGGACCGGGCGGTGGCCACCCAGGTGCGCGCGCTGCTGCGAGCGGGCCGGACCGCCCGCGTCGAGATCGGCGGCGACGCCGACACCTGCCCGCAGAAGCTGACGCTCCTGGTCCACACCCAGGCCCCGCCACCCCGCATGCTGATCTTCGGCGCCGTCGACTTCGCCGCCGCCCTCAGCCAGGCCGGACGGCTCCTCGGCTACCGGGTCACCGTCTGCGACGCCCGCCCCGTGTTCGCCACCCCGGAGCGCTTCCCGCACGCCGACGAAGTCGTCGTCGACTGGCCCCACCGCTACCTGGAGCACGCCGAGGTCGACGCCCGTACCGCGATCTGCGTCCTCACCCACGACGCCAAGTTCGACATCCCCCTCCTGCGTCTGGCGCTCGGCCTCCCGGTCGGCTACATCGGCGCGATGGGCTCCCGCCGCACCCACGAACACCGCCTGGAACGTCTGCGGAAGACCGGCGTGCCCGAAGAGCACCTCGCGCTCCTGCACTCGCCGATCGGACTGGACCTCGGCGCCCACACCCCCGAAGAGACGGCGATCTCCATCACCGCCGAGATCATCGCCCACCTCAACAACGGCACCGGCCTGCCCCTGTCCCGCGTTCCCGGCCCCATCCACGGTTCCGCCCCGGTGGCCCGGACGTCGTCACCCGCCGCGCTCGTGGCCGTATGA
- the moaA gene encoding GTP 3',8-cyclase MoaA, with translation MLIDTHGRVATDLRVSLTDRCNLRCTYCMPEEGLRWLAKPDLLTDDEIVRLVGIAVGALGVTEVRFTGGEPLLRPGLVGIVERVAALDPRPRMSLTTNGIGLKHTATALKAAGLDRVNVSLDTLRPEVFRTLTRRDRHQDVLDGIAAARAAGLTPVKVNSVLMPGLNEDEAPDLLAWAVRHEYELRFIEQMPLDAQHGWKREDMITAGDILAALRTRFDLTPEDDEERGSAPAERWLVNGGPHRVGVIASLTRPFCAACDRTRLTADGQIRACLFAREETDLRAALRSGAPDEEIARIWREAMWGKKAGSGLDDPSFVRPERPMSAIGG, from the coding sequence GTGCTCATCGACACCCACGGCCGGGTGGCCACCGATCTCAGGGTCTCACTGACCGATCGCTGCAATCTGCGCTGCACGTACTGCATGCCCGAGGAGGGCCTGCGGTGGCTGGCCAAGCCCGACCTGCTCACCGACGACGAGATCGTCCGCCTCGTCGGCATCGCGGTCGGTGCCCTCGGCGTCACCGAGGTCCGTTTCACCGGCGGCGAGCCGCTGCTGCGCCCCGGCCTGGTCGGCATCGTGGAGCGGGTCGCCGCCCTCGACCCGCGCCCCCGGATGTCCCTCACCACCAACGGCATCGGACTGAAGCACACGGCAACGGCCCTGAAGGCAGCGGGCCTGGACCGGGTCAACGTCTCCCTGGACACCCTTCGCCCGGAGGTCTTCAGGACCTTGACCCGCCGGGACCGCCATCAGGACGTCCTCGACGGCATCGCAGCCGCCCGCGCCGCCGGACTGACCCCCGTGAAGGTCAACTCCGTCCTGATGCCCGGGCTCAACGAGGACGAGGCCCCCGATCTCCTCGCCTGGGCGGTGCGGCACGAGTACGAGCTGCGCTTCATCGAGCAGATGCCCCTGGACGCCCAGCACGGCTGGAAGCGCGAGGACATGATCACGGCCGGCGACATACTGGCCGCACTGCGCACCCGCTTCGACCTCACCCCCGAGGACGACGAGGAGCGCGGCTCCGCCCCGGCCGAGCGGTGGCTCGTGAACGGCGGCCCGCACCGCGTTGGTGTGATCGCATCCCTCACCCGCCCCTTCTGCGCGGCCTGCGACCGCACCCGCCTCACGGCCGACGGCCAGATACGCGCCTGTCTGTTCGCCCGCGAGGAGACCGACCTGCGTGCCGCGCTCCGCTCGGGCGCCCCGGACGAGGAGATCGCCCGGATCTGGCGTGAGGCGATGTGGGGCAAGAAGGCGGGTTCGGGCCTCGACGATCCCTCGTTCGTACGGCCGGAAAGGCCGATGTCGGCGATCGGGGGCTGA
- a CDS encoding (2Fe-2S)-binding protein, with the protein MSIEPPETTVSPSESFPEGSPEGSASAPSRRTFIATTAVGGAVVAGGLIGGPSVFGAEPADAATQAPPSSRVSVTVNGQRHTVTVDNRTSLLDLLREHLNLTGSKKGCNAGACGACTVLVDGQRVNSCLTLAIRLDGAEVTTIEGLAKGERLHPLQQAFIDQDAFQCGYCTSGQIMSGVGCIDEGHTGSPEEIREFMSGNLCRCGCYVKIVRAVEQTAHGK; encoded by the coding sequence ATGTCCATCGAACCCCCCGAGACAACTGTTTCTCCCTCCGAGAGTTTTCCCGAGGGATCTCCCGAGGGATCCGCGTCCGCACCGTCCCGGCGCACGTTCATCGCGACCACGGCCGTCGGCGGTGCCGTCGTGGCGGGTGGCCTGATAGGCGGGCCGTCCGTGTTCGGCGCCGAACCCGCGGACGCCGCCACCCAGGCGCCGCCCAGCAGCCGCGTCTCCGTGACCGTCAACGGTCAGAGGCACACCGTCACGGTCGACAACCGGACCTCGCTGCTGGACCTGCTGCGCGAGCACCTGAACCTGACCGGCTCGAAGAAGGGCTGCAACGCCGGTGCCTGCGGGGCCTGCACCGTCCTGGTCGACGGACAGCGGGTCAACTCCTGCCTGACGCTGGCCATCCGGCTGGACGGCGCCGAGGTCACCACCATCGAGGGCCTGGCCAAGGGCGAGCGGCTGCACCCGCTGCAGCAGGCGTTCATCGACCAGGACGCCTTCCAGTGCGGCTACTGCACCTCCGGCCAGATCATGTCCGGCGTCGGCTGCATCGACGAGGGGCACACCGGCTCACCGGAGGAGATCCGGGAGTTCATGAGCGGCAACCTGTGCCGCTGCGGCTGCTACGTGAAGATCGTGCGCGCGGTCGAGCAGACCGCGCACGGGAAATGA
- a CDS encoding nuclear transport factor 2 family protein, with protein sequence MTYEHTDFANSTAPADVVRRQYLASAAGDLEALRATLAPDVEWKEMAGFPLAGTYRTPDGVTSHVMKQLGKEWDDWTAHDDTYVVEGENVVVLARYTATNKATGKPIDVRVAHHFVVRGGLIVRFEQFVDTAKVRDAMT encoded by the coding sequence ATGACGTACGAACACACCGACTTCGCGAACTCCACGGCCCCGGCCGACGTGGTCCGCCGCCAGTACCTGGCCTCCGCGGCCGGCGACCTGGAGGCCCTGCGCGCCACCCTCGCCCCGGACGTGGAGTGGAAGGAGATGGCAGGCTTCCCTCTCGCCGGCACCTACCGCACCCCCGACGGGGTCACCTCCCACGTCATGAAGCAGCTGGGCAAGGAGTGGGACGACTGGACCGCGCACGACGACACCTATGTCGTCGAGGGGGAGAACGTCGTCGTCCTCGCCCGCTACACCGCGACCAACAAGGCCACCGGCAAGCCGATCGACGTGCGCGTCGCCCACCATTTCGTGGTCCGCGGCGGCCTGATCGTCCGCTTCGAGCAGTTCGTCGACACCGCCAAGGTTCGCGACGCCATGACGTAG
- a CDS encoding NAD(P)-dependent oxidoreductase, producing MKILLIGATGMIGSRITAEALGRGHEVTAATRSGRADALPEHQALNILALDATAPGKVAQAAAGHDAVISAVSPPRDGSDPAAPLLATYKSLVEGLRTAGVHRLLVVGGAGSLKTASGQDRVDTPDFPAMYKAESLAQREVLRLLRAEVGDDLDWTYVSPADEIAPGERTGTFRLGGDDLLIAEDGTSFISAEDYAVALVDEAEKSTAIRRRITVAY from the coding sequence GTGAAGATCCTCCTGATCGGCGCCACCGGCATGATCGGCTCCCGCATCACGGCGGAAGCGCTCGGCCGCGGCCACGAGGTCACCGCCGCCACCCGCTCGGGCCGTGCGGACGCGCTGCCGGAGCACCAGGCGCTGAACATCCTCGCCCTGGACGCCACCGCGCCGGGCAAGGTCGCCCAGGCCGCTGCCGGACACGACGCCGTCATCTCCGCCGTCTCCCCGCCCCGCGACGGCTCCGACCCGGCCGCCCCGCTGCTGGCGACGTACAAGTCCCTGGTCGAGGGGCTGCGCACCGCGGGCGTACACCGCCTGCTGGTGGTCGGAGGGGCGGGCAGTCTGAAGACCGCCTCCGGTCAGGACCGGGTCGACACCCCGGACTTCCCCGCGATGTACAAGGCCGAGTCCCTCGCCCAGCGTGAGGTGCTGCGCCTGCTGCGCGCCGAAGTGGGCGACGACCTGGACTGGACGTATGTCTCCCCGGCCGACGAGATCGCGCCCGGCGAGCGCACCGGCACCTTCCGCCTCGGCGGCGACGACCTGCTGATCGCGGAGGACGGCACCAGCTTCATCAGTGCCGAGGACTACGCGGTCGCCCTGGTCGACGAGGCCGAGAAGAGCACGGCGATCCGCCGCCGCATCACCGTCGCGTACTGA
- a CDS encoding FAD binding domain-containing protein: MHPFAYTKAANTRQALDAGRDGGRYIAGGTTLVDLMRETVEQPRTLVDISGLPLREITVTRRGGLRIGALVRMADVAAHRGVRALYPVISEALELSASAQLRNMATIGGNIMQRTRCTYFRDVTADCNKREPGSGCAARDGVNRTHAILGTSDECVATHPSDVAVAFTALEAIVHLLGPDGERSVPFADFLLQPGSTPQREQALRQGELITAVELPALPRPLKSGYLKVRDRQSYEFALTSAAVALHIRGGVIREARVAAGGVGTVPWKLPAVEQELIGRRPSETLWTTAAERAADGARPLQHNRFKVELLKRTVERQLRVVGGGK; encoded by the coding sequence ATGCATCCCTTTGCCTACACCAAGGCTGCCAATACTCGGCAGGCCCTTGACGCGGGCCGTGACGGCGGCCGTTACATCGCCGGCGGCACCACACTGGTCGACCTGATGCGCGAGACCGTCGAACAACCTCGCACGCTGGTCGACATCAGCGGCCTGCCGCTGCGTGAGATCACGGTCACCCGGCGCGGGGGCCTGCGGATCGGCGCGCTGGTACGGATGGCCGATGTCGCCGCCCACCGGGGAGTGCGCGCCCTGTATCCGGTCATCTCCGAGGCCCTGGAGCTGAGCGCGTCCGCCCAGCTGCGCAACATGGCGACCATCGGCGGCAACATCATGCAGCGCACCCGCTGCACGTACTTCCGCGATGTGACCGCCGACTGCAACAAGCGTGAGCCCGGCTCCGGTTGCGCGGCCCGCGACGGTGTCAACCGCACCCACGCGATCCTCGGCACGTCCGACGAGTGCGTGGCCACCCATCCCTCCGACGTCGCCGTGGCGTTCACGGCGCTGGAGGCGATCGTGCACCTGCTGGGGCCGGACGGGGAGCGGTCCGTGCCCTTCGCCGACTTCCTGCTCCAGCCGGGCAGCACCCCGCAACGCGAACAGGCTCTGCGCCAGGGCGAGTTGATCACCGCTGTCGAGCTTCCGGCCCTTCCGCGGCCGCTGAAGTCGGGCTATCTGAAGGTGCGCGACCGGCAGTCCTATGAGTTCGCGCTGACCTCGGCGGCGGTCGCGCTGCACATCCGGGGTGGGGTGATCCGGGAGGCGAGGGTGGCCGCCGGGGGTGTGGGCACCGTGCCGTGGAAGCTGCCCGCCGTCGAGCAGGAGCTGATCGGGCGGCGCCCGTCCGAGACCTTGTGGACCACGGCCGCCGAGCGGGCTGCGGACGGGGCCCGGCCCCTCCAGCACAACCGTTTCAAAGTCGAGTTGCTCAAACGGACCGTCGAGCGCCAACTGCGCGTCGTTGGAGGTGGCAAGTGA
- a CDS encoding DsbA family protein, with the protein MKLVYVFDAYCGWSHGFSGTLREVVSRHPALPVEVVSGGLFTGPRRVPIREFGYVQGANAQIAELTGAEFGEGYERLIADGSFVMDSEAAARGVVALRRAAPDRAAELAGALQRAFYVDGLSLSDPATYRKVAEEAGLDADAVVAAFDALEAHQAAADDFHRCAELGVTGFPTLLAVAVGRVAALARGHATADEIDRRLAALTTTRTH; encoded by the coding sequence ATGAAGCTCGTCTACGTCTTCGACGCCTACTGCGGTTGGTCGCACGGGTTCTCCGGAACTCTGCGCGAGGTCGTCTCCCGTCATCCCGCGCTGCCGGTCGAGGTGGTCTCCGGTGGTCTGTTCACCGGGCCACGCCGGGTGCCGATCCGCGAGTTCGGCTATGTCCAGGGCGCCAACGCCCAGATCGCCGAGCTGACCGGCGCCGAGTTCGGTGAGGGCTACGAGCGGCTGATCGCCGACGGATCGTTCGTGATGGACTCCGAGGCCGCCGCGCGCGGCGTCGTCGCCCTGCGCCGGGCCGCCCCCGACCGCGCGGCGGAACTGGCCGGCGCCCTCCAGCGGGCCTTCTACGTCGACGGCCTCAGCCTCTCCGACCCCGCGACCTACAGGAAGGTGGCCGAGGAGGCCGGTCTGGACGCCGACGCCGTCGTCGCCGCCTTCGACGCGCTCGAGGCCCACCAAGCGGCGGCGGACGACTTCCACCGCTGTGCCGAGCTGGGTGTCACCGGCTTCCCCACGCTGCTCGCCGTCGCCGTCGGCCGAGTTGCCGCCCTGGCCCGTGGCCACGCCACTGCCGACGAGATCGACCGGCGACTGGCCGCCCTGACCACCACCCGCACCCACTGA
- a CDS encoding MarR family winged helix-turn-helix transcriptional regulator, which yields MHGVEDQSGGGNVEEPSEISSPKEAADNALVLAFGRLQGAANRLEYILGRSLELECGISHLMFEVLLILGRAGDPGLSMRAIAQEQVLTTGGATRLVDRMEAAGLVERAEDPGDRRGRLVRLTRLGEETTVRASRVHVQNIRRYFLAPLPPEDRERFAEDLRILSHSARDVLPRLP from the coding sequence ATGCATGGTGTGGAGGACCAGTCGGGTGGGGGGAACGTGGAAGAGCCGTCGGAGATCTCGTCGCCCAAGGAGGCCGCGGACAATGCGCTGGTGCTGGCGTTCGGGCGGTTGCAGGGGGCGGCGAACCGGCTGGAGTACATCCTCGGGCGGTCGCTGGAGCTGGAGTGCGGCATCAGCCATCTGATGTTCGAGGTGCTGCTCATCCTCGGGCGGGCGGGCGATCCCGGGCTGTCGATGCGGGCCATCGCCCAGGAACAGGTGCTGACCACAGGCGGGGCGACGCGCCTGGTGGACCGTATGGAGGCGGCCGGGCTGGTGGAGCGCGCCGAGGATCCCGGTGACAGGCGCGGGCGGCTGGTACGGCTGACCCGGTTGGGGGAGGAGACCACTGTGCGGGCCTCCCGGGTGCACGTGCAGAACATCCGGCGCTACTTCCTGGCGCCGCTGCCGCCCGAGGACCGGGAGCGGTTCGCCGAGGACCTGCGGATCCTGAGCCATTCCGCACGGGACGTGCTGCCCCGCCTGCCCTGA
- a CDS encoding MarR family winged helix-turn-helix transcriptional regulator gives MNEQLLNDDDVTLYGLLVEASARLKPLVHRDLGVPDTWFEVLLRLGRTPGHRLRMTDLAEAVSFSSGGFTRLADRMAKEGLIRRDPDPADRRAALAALTDKGAEALDRALTAHVRHLRSHVTGPLSSEDRRHLERILRTLRDANE, from the coding sequence GTGAACGAGCAACTGCTGAATGACGACGACGTGACGCTCTACGGACTGCTCGTGGAAGCGTCCGCTCGCCTCAAGCCCCTCGTACACCGCGATCTGGGAGTTCCGGACACCTGGTTCGAGGTGCTGCTGCGGCTGGGCCGCACGCCCGGGCACCGGCTGCGCATGACGGACCTGGCGGAGGCCGTGTCCTTCAGCTCGGGCGGCTTCACCCGGCTCGCCGACCGCATGGCGAAGGAGGGGCTGATCCGCCGCGACCCCGACCCCGCCGACCGCCGAGCCGCACTCGCCGCGCTGACCGACAAGGGCGCCGAGGCGCTCGACCGCGCCCTGACCGCCCACGTCCGCCATCTGCGCAGCCACGTCACCGGACCGCTCTCGTCCGAGGACCGCCGCCACCTGGAGCGCATCCTGCGCACGCTCCGCGACGCCAACGAGTGA
- a CDS encoding MBL fold metallo-hydrolase, with protein MSTLTFKVLDLDFPAGSKNKTATLVTGEQEALLVDAGFTRADGHRLAAELLDSGKKLTTVFASHGDPDFYFGAEVLADAFPDAAFVATPIVIEHIRHSYEGKLKAWEALGPNLPTRLVDLTPLTGGLTLEGHRFELRGGPAGLPDRHYLWQAEHRALFGGVLLFQQEHVWVADTPTPEHRSVWIELLDEMASLRPELVVPGHRLPGTAADASAITATRDYLVAFEEELGKAADGAALTEALVKRYPDNGMLIAAQIGAKVAKGEMKWG; from the coding sequence ATGAGCACCCTCACCTTCAAGGTCCTCGACCTCGACTTCCCGGCCGGCAGCAAGAACAAGACCGCCACCCTCGTCACCGGTGAGCAGGAGGCGCTGCTGGTCGACGCCGGCTTCACCCGCGCCGACGGTCACCGGCTGGCCGCCGAGCTCCTCGACTCGGGCAAGAAGCTGACCACGGTGTTCGCCAGCCATGGGGACCCGGACTTCTACTTCGGCGCCGAGGTCCTCGCCGATGCCTTCCCCGACGCCGCCTTCGTCGCCACGCCGATCGTCATCGAGCACATCCGGCACTCCTACGAGGGCAAGCTCAAGGCGTGGGAGGCCCTCGGCCCGAACCTGCCCACCCGCCTGGTCGATCTCACCCCGCTGACCGGCGGCCTCACCCTGGAGGGCCACCGCTTCGAGCTCAGGGGCGGCCCGGCCGGCCTGCCCGACCGCCACTACCTGTGGCAGGCCGAGCATCGCGCCCTCTTCGGCGGCGTCCTGCTCTTCCAGCAGGAGCACGTCTGGGTCGCCGACACCCCCACCCCCGAGCACCGCTCCGTCTGGATCGAGCTGCTGGACGAGATGGCCTCCCTGCGGCCGGAGCTGGTCGTTCCCGGCCACCGCCTGCCCGGCACGGCGGCCGACGCCTCGGCCATCACCGCCACCCGCGACTACCTCGTCGCCTTCGAGGAGGAGCTCGGCAAGGCGGCCGACGGCGCCGCGCTGACCGAGGCACTCGTCAAGCGATACCCCGACAACGGCATGCTGATCGCCGCCCAGATCGGGGCGAAGGTCGCCAAGGGCGAGATGAAGTGGGGCTGA
- a CDS encoding xanthine dehydrogenase family protein molybdopterin-binding subunit, translating into MSPQPQAAVGAPLSRVDGRLKVTGQAKYAAEHDIDGVVHAVVVDSSISRGRITGMDTRDAEAQRGVLKVISHRNAPELAYREFPFIPFPGERIHIFQDDRVRFFGQPVAVVVATTLEAAEHAASLVKVTYDAEKASTDLDDAPAEAGPLPFAQPYSRGDADKALDSADVRMEMTYRLSRNHHNPMELHATIARWDGDKLTLWDKTQHVIGVRDELASVFGIPPEDVRVLTPFIGGAFGNGLRRWPNVTIAALAAREVKRPVKLVLTRRQMYFSVGFRPAYEYKLRLGSSRRGRLTAMTHDFKYETSSYERFWEANLALGQMLYAVPNVSQTPQIVPLDVVTPIWMRGPGYSTASFAMETAMDELAYELRMDPIELRLRNEPDEDLSSGHPFSTRRLRECFRVGAGKFGWHRRNPKPRTTHDGDWLIGTGVATGCYDVFQSEAHAHARLDADGTVVVQSATHDVGTGTYTSMSQVAADALGLAMRHVTFRLGDSRMPPAPPQGASQTMASVGTAVQNTCDKLRQQAIKLAVEDERSPLHGVNADDVVVRGGRMHAKGSPARGETYRQLLARNNRTHLEASGSYSPVPEQDRRFSMYGYSAVFAEVAVDARLGLVRVRRMLSVYDAGRIISPKLADSQALGGMIQGIGQALLEHTVTDHRDGRITNANFADYLVPTHADIPDLKAIYLDGEDYKADPIGVKSLGELVMVGVAPAIANAVFHATGRRVRELPITAEALL; encoded by the coding sequence GTGAGCCCGCAGCCGCAGGCAGCCGTCGGAGCGCCGCTGTCCCGGGTGGACGGACGGCTGAAGGTGACCGGCCAGGCCAAGTACGCCGCCGAGCACGACATCGACGGAGTCGTCCACGCCGTCGTCGTCGACAGCAGTATCAGCCGCGGCCGTATCACCGGCATGGACACCCGCGACGCCGAAGCCCAGCGCGGCGTGCTGAAGGTCATCAGCCACCGCAACGCGCCCGAGCTGGCCTACCGCGAGTTCCCCTTCATCCCCTTCCCGGGCGAGCGGATACACATCTTCCAGGACGACCGTGTCCGGTTCTTCGGCCAGCCGGTCGCGGTCGTGGTGGCCACCACGCTGGAGGCCGCAGAGCACGCCGCGAGCCTGGTCAAAGTCACCTACGACGCCGAGAAGGCCTCGACCGACCTGGACGACGCCCCGGCCGAAGCCGGACCTCTGCCCTTCGCGCAGCCCTACTCGCGGGGTGACGCCGATAAAGCACTGGATTCCGCGGACGTCCGGATGGAGATGACCTACCGTCTCTCCCGCAATCACCACAATCCGATGGAGCTGCACGCCACCATCGCCCGCTGGGACGGCGACAAGCTCACCCTGTGGGACAAGACCCAGCACGTGATCGGCGTACGGGACGAGCTCGCGTCCGTGTTCGGTATTCCACCGGAGGACGTGCGTGTCCTGACGCCGTTCATCGGCGGCGCCTTCGGCAACGGGCTGCGGCGGTGGCCGAACGTCACTATCGCCGCGCTCGCCGCACGTGAGGTGAAACGCCCGGTCAAACTCGTCCTGACCCGCCGGCAGATGTACTTCAGCGTGGGGTTCCGGCCCGCGTACGAGTACAAGCTGCGGCTGGGCAGCAGCCGGCGCGGGCGGCTGACCGCGATGACCCACGACTTCAAGTACGAGACCTCCAGCTACGAGCGGTTCTGGGAGGCCAACCTGGCGCTGGGGCAGATGCTCTACGCCGTGCCGAACGTCAGCCAGACGCCCCAGATCGTGCCGCTGGATGTCGTCACCCCGATCTGGATGCGCGGCCCCGGCTACTCCACGGCCAGCTTCGCCATGGAGACGGCGATGGACGAACTCGCCTACGAACTGCGCATGGACCCGATCGAGCTGCGGCTGCGCAACGAACCCGACGAAGACCTGTCGAGCGGACACCCCTTCTCCACCCGGCGGCTGCGCGAGTGCTTCCGCGTCGGCGCCGGCAAGTTCGGCTGGCACCGGCGCAACCCCAAGCCCCGCACCACCCACGACGGCGACTGGCTGATCGGCACCGGCGTGGCCACCGGCTGCTACGACGTCTTCCAGAGCGAGGCCCATGCCCACGCCAGGCTCGATGCCGACGGCACCGTGGTGGTCCAGTCCGCGACCCATGACGTGGGCACGGGCACGTACACCTCCATGAGCCAGGTCGCCGCCGACGCCCTCGGCCTGGCGATGCGCCACGTCACCTTCCGGCTCGGCGACTCCAGGATGCCGCCGGCCCCGCCGCAGGGCGCCTCGCAGACCATGGCCAGCGTGGGAACCGCCGTCCAGAACACCTGCGACAAGCTGCGCCAGCAGGCCATCAAGCTCGCGGTCGAGGACGAGCGCTCACCGCTGCACGGCGTCAACGCCGACGATGTCGTGGTCCGCGGCGGCCGGATGCATGCGAAGGGCAGCCCCGCGCGGGGGGAGACCTACCGCCAGCTCCTCGCCCGCAACAACCGCACCCACCTGGAGGCGAGCGGATCCTACTCCCCGGTGCCGGAGCAGGACAGGCGGTTCTCGATGTACGGCTACAGCGCGGTGTTCGCCGAGGTCGCCGTCGACGCCCGCCTTGGGCTGGTCCGGGTACGGCGGATGCTCAGCGTCTACGACGCGGGCCGGATCATCAGCCCCAAGCTCGCCGACAGCCAGGCCCTGGGCGGAATGATCCAGGGCATTGGCCAGGCCCTGCTGGAGCACACGGTCACCGACCACCGCGACGGCCGGATCACCAACGCCAACTTCGCCGACTACCTCGTGCCGACCCATGCCGACATCCCCGACCTGAAGGCCATCTACCTCGACGGAGAGGACTACAAGGCCGACCCCATCGGCGTGAAGAGCCTGGGCGAGCTCGTAATGGTCGGCGTGGCACCCGCCATCGCCAACGCGGTCTTCCACGCCACCGGCCGCCGCGTCCGCGAACTGCCCATCACCGCCGAAGCCCTCCTCTGA